The region AGTTCCACGGGATGACCTGCGCGGCGACGCCGTGCGGCCGCGGCGCGGCGCCGAGCCCGAGGTGGTCGAGCTTGTCGGCCCAGCCGGCGCAGTGGAAGAACCACTGGGCGACGAGCGGGATGTCGGCGTCGCGCGTCTCGCGGATGGGCTTGCCGTTGTCGAGCGACTCGGCGACCGCGAGCTCGCGGGCGCGCTCCTGCAGGATGCGCGCGATGCGGAAGAGGAACTTGCCGCGGTCGCGGCCCGACATCGGGCCCCACGTGTCACGGAACGCGGCGCGCGCGGCGCGCACCGCCGCATCGACGTCGCCCTCGTCGGCGTACGCGAAGGTCGCGATCTGCTGCTCGGTGCTCGGGGAGACGGAGGCGAACGGCTCGCCGCCGCCCGTCACCCACTCGCCGCCGATCCAGAGGCGGTAGTCCTCCCGCAAGGAGAGGATGGACGTCGACTCGGGAGCCGGCGCGTAGTCGAGGAATGCCATGGTGCCTTCAGTCGATCGTGACGTAGTCGGGGCCGGAGTAGCGGCCGGTGATGAGCTTCTGGCGCTGCAGCAGCACGTCGTTGAGCAGGCTCGAGGCGCCGAAGCGGTAGAGCTTCGGGTCGAGCCACGCCTCGCCGCACGTCTCGGCGACCGCGACGAGGTGCTTGATGGCGTCCTTCGCGGTCGAGATGCCGCCGGCGGGCTTCACGCCGATGCGCTCCCCCGTGAGCCGCTCCCAGTCGCGCACGACCTGCAGCATGAGCAGCGTGACGGGCAGCGTCGCCGCCGGCTGCACCTTGCCGGTCGAGGTCTTGATGAAGTCGCCGCCGGCGAGGATCGAGAGCCACGAGGCGCGGCGCACGTTGTCGTAGGTGACGAGCTCGCCGGTCTCGAGGATGACCTTGAGGTGCGCGTACGAGCCGTCGCCACGGCGGCACGCCTCCTTCGTCAGCACGATCTCGTCGAATACCTTGCCGTAGCTGCCCTCGAGGAACGCGCCGCGGTCGATGACCATGTCGATCTCGTCGGCGCCTGCGGCGACGGCATCGCGGGTGTCCTGCAGCTTGACCTCGATGCTCGCGCGGCCGGCGGGGAACGCGGTCGCGACGGCGGCGACGTTGATGCCGTCGTCCTTGCCGGCGCTCCACGCCGAGCCGAGCGCCTCGACGGCGTGGCCGACCATGTCGCCGTAGACGCACACCGCGGCGGGCCGCGGCGTCGAGGGGTCGTTCGCGTCGGGCACGAGCGCCTTCGCGACGAGCGAGCGCACCTTCCCGCGCGTGTCGGCGCCCTGCAGGGTCGTGAGGTCGATCATGCGGATCGCGAGGTCGAGCGCGGCCGCCTTCGACGAGGTCTTGATCGAGCGGGTGCCGAAGCGCGCCGCGCGGGCCTCGAGCCCGACCGCGTCGACGGCCGGCAGGCCCTCGAGGTGCTGGCGCAGCGCGACCTCGGAGAGGTCGCTGCCGAGCAGCTGGACGGCGCGCTCTGCGGGCGCGAGCGCTGCGCTGGTCGATGTCACGCTGTTCCTTCTTGCCCTGCCTGGCCACTCCCGCGGATCGGGGTGGGCGGATGGGTGCACGGCAGTCTACCGAGCGGCGCGCAGTCGCGCCCCGCATCGGGGGGCGCCGCCGCTCAGGTCGTCGCCGCGGCGACGAGCTCGCGCGTGCGGTCGACGTCGCGGCCCATCTGCGCGACGAGCTCGTCGAGGCTCTCGAAGCGGTGCATCGGGCGCACGAAGTCGATGAGCTCGAGCTCGATCGGGCGGTCG is a window of Agrococcus sp. Marseille-Q4369 DNA encoding:
- the deoC gene encoding deoxyribose-phosphate aldolase → MTSTSAALAPAERAVQLLGSDLSEVALRQHLEGLPAVDAVGLEARAARFGTRSIKTSSKAAALDLAIRMIDLTTLQGADTRGKVRSLVAKALVPDANDPSTPRPAAVCVYGDMVGHAVEALGSAWSAGKDDGINVAAVATAFPAGRASIEVKLQDTRDAVAAGADEIDMVIDRGAFLEGSYGKVFDEIVLTKEACRRGDGSYAHLKVILETGELVTYDNVRRASWLSILAGGDFIKTSTGKVQPAATLPVTLLMLQVVRDWERLTGERIGVKPAGGISTAKDAIKHLVAVAETCGEAWLDPKLYRFGASSLLNDVLLQRQKLITGRYSGPDYVTID